A genomic stretch from Coregonus clupeaformis isolate EN_2021a chromosome 23, ASM2061545v1, whole genome shotgun sequence includes:
- the LOC121537048 gene encoding splicing factor 3B subunit 1-like isoform X3, with translation MDVMKEQHLTKEEKEIRQQMAEKAKTGDLKAVNGSAASQAAAAAAAAKRKRRWDQTAEKQDQSGTPSNAGTPKKMSSWDQADQAAEQTPGHTPGHTPSNSRWDETPGRNKGSETPGATPSTRMWDPTPSHTPAGAATPGRGDTPGHTTPGHGGATGSVRKNRWDETPKTERETPGHGSGWAETPRTDRGDESVGETPTPGASKRKSRWDETPASQMGSSTPLMTPGKTPIGTPAMNMATPSPGHLMSMTPEQLQAWRWEREIDERNRPLTDDELDAMFPEGYKVLPPPAGYVPIRTPARKLSATPTPMGGMTGFHMQQEDRSMKQVNDQPSGNLPFLKPDDIQYFDKLLVEVDESTLSPEEQKERKIMKLLLKIKNGTPPMRKAALRQITDKAREFGAGPLFNQILPLLMSPTLEDQERHLLVKVIDRILYKLDDLVRPYVHKILVVIEPLLIDEDYYARVEGREIISNLAKAAGLATMISTMRPDIDNMDEYVRNTTARAFAVVASALGIPSLLPFLKAVCKSKKSWQARHTGIKIVQQIAILMGCAILPHLRSLVEIIEHGLVDEQQKVRTISALAIAALAEAATPYGIESFDSVLKPLWKGIRQHRGKGLAAFLKAIGYLIPLMDAEYANYYTREVMLILIREFQSPDEEMKKIVLKVVKQCCGTDGVEANYIKTEILPPFFKHFWQHRMALDRRNYRQLVDTTVELANKVGAAEIISRIVDDLKDEAEQYRKMVMETIEKIMGNLGAADIDHKLEEQLIDGILYAFQEQTTEDSVMLNGFGTVVNALGKRVKPYLPQICGTVLWRLNNKSAKVRQQAADLISRTAVVMKTCQEEKLMGHLGVVLYEYLGEEYPEVLGSILGALKAIVNVIGMHKMTPPIKDLLPRLTPILKNRHEKVQENCIDLVGRIADRGAEYVSAREWMRICFELLELLKAHKKAIRRATVNTFGYIAKAIGPHDVLATLLNNLKVQERQNRVCTTVAIAIVAETCSPFTVLPALMNEYRVPELNVQNGVLKSLSFLFEYIGEMGKDYIYAVTPLLEDALMDRDLVHRQTASAVVQHMSLGVYGFGCEDSLNHLLNYVWPNVFETSPHVIQAVMGALEGLRVAIGPCRMLQYCLQGLFHPARKVRDVYWKIYNSIYIGSQDALIAHYPHVYNDEKNPYLRYELEYFL, from the exons ATGGACGTCATGAAGGAGCAGCACCTGACCAAAGAGGAG AAAGAGATCCGTCAGCAGATGGCAGAGAAGGCCAAGACGGGAGACCTGAAGGCTGTCAACGGCTCTGCTGCCTCccaggctgctgctgccgctgctgccgcCAAGCGTAAACGCCGCTGGGACCAGACGGCCGAGAAACAGGACCAATCAGGAACCCCCAGCAATGCCGGCACACCCAAGAAGATGTCCAGCTGGGACCAGGCTGACCAGGCTGCTGAG CAGACCCCAGGACACACCCCTGGCCACACCCCCTCCAACAGCCGCTGGGACGAGACCCCTGGCAGGAACAAGGGCAGTGAGACCCCAGGGGCCACTCCCAGCACCCGGATGTGGGACCCCACCCCCAGCCACACCCCGGCCGGAGCAGCCACCCCAGGCAGAGGGGACACACCGGGACACACCACCCCCGGACATGGGGGGGCCACAGGCAGCGTGCGCAAAAACCGCTGGGACGAGACCCCCAAGACTGAAAGGGAGACCCCTGGTCATGGTAGTGGTTGGGCCGAGACCCCCCGAACAGACAGAGGAGACGAGTCGGTAGGAGAGACCCCCACCCCCGGGGCCAGTAAGAGGAAGTCCCGTTGGGACGAGACCCCTGCCAGCCAGATGGGCTCTTCCACTCCACTGATGACCCCTGGGAAGACTCCCATCGGAACCCCTGCCATGAATATGGCCACTCCATCTCCAG GTCACCTGATGAGCATGACCCCAGAGCAGCTGCAGGCGTGGCGTTGGGAGAGGGAGATCGACGAGAGAAACCGACCACTCACAGATGATGAGCTGGATGCCATGTTCCCAGAGGGATACAAG GTCCTTCCCCCACCAGCAGGCTACGTGCCCATCCGTACCCCAGCCCGTAAGCTGTCTGCCACCCCAACCCCCATGGGGGGCATGACGGGCTTCCACATGCAGCAGGAGGACCGCTCCATGAAGCAGGTCAACGACCAGCCCAGTGGAAACCTGCCCTTCCTCAAACCAGACGACATCCAGTACTTTGATAAACTGCTGGTTGAGGTGGATGAGTCCACTCTGAGCCCAGAGGAACAGAAGGAGCGTAAGATCATGAAACTGCTGCTGAAGATCAAGAATGGAACACCTCCCATGAGAAAG GCTGCCCTGCGTCAGATCACAGACAAGGCGAGGGAGTTTGGCGCAGGGCCCCTGTTCAACCAGATCCTACCCCTGCTCATgtctcctactctggaggaccaGGAGCGCCACCTACTGGTCAAGGTCATCGACCGCATCCTCTACAAGCTGGACGACCTGGTCCGCCCATATGTACACAAG ATCCTGGTGGTGATTGAGCCCCTGCTGATTGATGAAGATTACTACGCCAGAGTGGAGGGCAGAGAGATCATCTCTAACTTGGCCAAG GCTGCCGGCCTGGCAACTATGATCTCGACCATGAGGCCTGATATTGACAACATGGATGAGTACGTCAGAAATACAACGGCCAGAGCTTTCGCTGTCGTAGCGTCCGCTCTGGGTATCCCCTCCCTGCTGCCCTTCCTCAAGGCTGTGTGTAAGAGCAAGAAGTCATGGCAGGCCCGCCACACGGGTATCAAGATTGTCCAGCAGATTGCCATCCTCATGGGCTGTGCAATCCTACCCCATCTGAGGAGTCTGGTGGAGATCATCGAGCATG GTCTGGTAGATGAGCAGCAGAAGGTGCGGACCATCAGTGCCTTGGCCATCGCTGCCCTGGCTGAGGCTGCCACGCCCTACGGTATCGAGTCCTTTGACTCCGTACTCAAACCCCTGTGGAAGGGTATCAGACAGCACAGAGGAAAG GGTCTGGCTGCGTTCCTGAAGGCCATTGGCTACCTGATCCCTCTGATGGATGCTGAGTATGCTAACTACTACACCAGAGAGGTCATGTTGATCCTCATCAGAGAGTTCCAGTCCCCTGACGAGGAGATGAAGAAGATCGTGCTCAAG GTGGTGAAACAGTGCTGTGGTACTGACGGTGTGGAGGCCAACTACATCAAGACAGAGATCCTGCCCCCCTTCTTCAAGCACTTCTGGCAGCACAGGATGGCCCTGGACAGACGCAACTACAGACAG CTGGTGGACACCACAGTAGAGCTGGCCAACAAGGTGGGAGCGGCAGAGATCATCTCTCGTATAGTAGATGACCTGAAGGATGAGGCAGAGCAGTACAGGAAGATGGTGATGGAGACCATAGAGAAGATCATGGGGAACCTGGGAGCTGCTGACATCGACCACAAGCTGGAGGAGCAGCTGATTGACGGCATACTGTACGCCTTCCAGGAACAAACCACTGAG GACTCTGTGATGCTGAATGGGTTTGGCACGGTGGTCAATGCCCTGGGGAAGAGGGTAAAGCCCTACCTGCCTCAGATCTGTGGTACGGTGCTGTGGCGTCTCAACAACAAGTCTGCCAAGGTCCGCCAGCAGGCTGCTGATCTCATCTCTCGCACCGCCGTGGTCATGAAGACCTGCCAGGAG GAGAAGCTGATGGGTCACCTGGGAGTTGTGTTATACGAGTACCTAGGAGAGGAGTATCCTGAAGTACTGGGAAGTATCCTCGGTGCTCTCAAGGCCATCGTCAACGTCATCG GCATGCATAAAATGACTCCACCAATCAAAGACCTGCTGCCGCGCCTGACGCCAATCTTAAAGAACAGACATGAGAAGGTGCAGGAGAACTGTATTGACCTGGTTGGCAGGATTGCTGACAG GGGTGCTGAGTACGTGTCGGCCAGGGAATGGATGCGTATCTGCTTTGAGCTGCTGGAGCTCCTCAAGGCCCACAAGAAGGCCATCCGCAGAGCCACCGTCAACACCTTCGGATACATCGCCAAGGCTATCGG accCCATGACGTGCTGGCCACACTACTCAACAACCTGAAGGTTCAGGAGCGTCAGAACAGAGTGTGTACCACCGTAGCCATCGCCATCGTGGCTGAGACCTGTTCTCCCTTCACCGTGCTCCCCGCGCTCATGAACGAGTACCGCGTGCCAGAGCTCAACGTGCAAAATGGGGTGCTCAAGTCCCTGTCCTTCCTGTTTGAATACATTGGGGAGATGGGCAAGGACTACATTTACGCTGTCACGCCACTGCTGGAGGACGCACTTATGGACAG AGACTTGgtccacagacagacagccagtgcCGTGGTGCAGCACATGTCCCTGGGCGTCTACGGCTTTGGCTGTGAAGACTCTCTCAACCACCTGCTCAACTATGTGTGGCCCAACGTGTTTGAGACGTCGCCCCACGTTATCCAGGCTGTGATGGGGGCCCTGGAAGGCCTCCGGGTGGCCATCGGCCCCTGCCGCATGCTGCAGTATTGCCTACAG ggtctGTTCCACCCAGCCAGGAAGGTGCGAGACGTCTACTGGAAGATCTACAACTCTATCTACATCGGCTCCCAGGATGCTCTGATTGCTCACTACCCACACGTCTACAATGACGAGAAGAACCCTTACCTCCGCTATGAGCTGGAGTACTTCCTGTGA